A window of Chitinophagales bacterium contains these coding sequences:
- a CDS encoding glutaminyl-peptide cyclotransferase: MRIAISLLAGWSLVASCNDPGNGGGNTPDPQKPDITRPMSYSIIKEYPHDTAFFTQGLVFHKGDFYEGTGERGHSRLMKVELETGKVLKRIDLEPEYFGEGIATWGDSLFQLTWEEHKVFVYDINTFKKIAEFPINTEGWGITTDGKEMIVSDGSSNLYFYDPKTFRLLRTQGVYQNGELAYNLNELEFINGYVYANQWTMPYILRIDPSNGQVMGKADVSDIWQRVKQIDPQVDVPNGIAYDTVTKKIFITGKRWPKLFEVQFGN; encoded by the coding sequence ATGCGCATAGCCATATCCTTACTCGCCGGATGGAGCCTGGTGGCATCGTGTAATGACCCGGGCAATGGGGGTGGAAATACCCCTGATCCTCAAAAACCGGATATTACCCGGCCCATGTCCTATTCGATTATTAAAGAATATCCCCACGACACCGCCTTTTTTACACAAGGCCTGGTATTTCATAAAGGAGACTTTTATGAAGGAACAGGCGAACGAGGGCATTCACGCCTCATGAAGGTAGAACTGGAAACAGGGAAAGTATTGAAACGGATCGATCTGGAACCCGAATATTTTGGCGAAGGCATTGCTACCTGGGGTGATTCCCTGTTTCAACTGACCTGGGAAGAACATAAAGTATTTGTTTACGATATCAACACTTTTAAAAAGATCGCTGAATTCCCCATCAATACCGAAGGTTGGGGCATCACCACCGATGGCAAAGAAATGATCGTGAGTGATGGAAGCAGCAATCTTTATTTCTACGACCCTAAGACCTTCCGCTTACTCCGCACGCAAGGTGTATATCAAAACGGAGAACTGGCCTATAACCTGAATGAACTCGAATTCATCAATGGGTATGTATATGCCAATCAATGGACCATGCCCTATATATTACGAATCGATCCTTCGAACGGACAGGTAATGGGCAAAGCGGATGTATCGGATATCTGGCAGCGGGTAAAACAGATCGACCCCCAGGTGGATGTACCCAATGGAATCGCCTACGATACGGTGACAAAGAAAATATTCATCACCGGGAAGAGATGGCCCAAGTTATTTGAGGTGCAGTTTGGAAACTAA
- a CDS encoding class I SAM-dependent methyltransferase, giving the protein MDAQVHYTACPVCGGHGFQPVFSVHDHTVSQEDFLILGCTECGHRFTQDVPGPDRIGAYYKAESYISHTNSSKGLINRMYKIVRGYTIGSKRRWVEKYTGLKKGAILDIGAGTGFFIAEMKSNGWVVTGLEPDAEARAVAFDTNGLKLEGLDTLYQLTPGTYDAITLWHVLEHVHDLEGYVKRFNELLKPEGRLIIAVPNHTSHDARKYGKDWAAYDVPRHLHHFSPSSMKHLLEERGFLLQEMRPMYFDAFYVSLLSSKYKSGKTTWLSAFLIAFVSNIKAFFHREKCSSITYIFKQKANS; this is encoded by the coding sequence GTTTTTTCTGTTCACGACCATACCGTTAGCCAGGAAGATTTTTTGATCCTGGGTTGTACGGAATGTGGGCATCGGTTTACGCAGGATGTACCCGGGCCCGACCGTATCGGCGCTTATTACAAGGCGGAGTCCTACATTTCACATACCAACAGTTCAAAAGGGTTGATCAACCGGATGTACAAGATCGTCAGGGGTTACACCATTGGCTCGAAACGCCGCTGGGTAGAGAAATACACCGGATTGAAAAAGGGGGCTATCCTCGACATTGGCGCAGGAACCGGTTTTTTTATTGCTGAAATGAAGAGTAATGGATGGGTGGTTACAGGCCTGGAACCCGATGCGGAAGCGCGGGCTGTTGCGTTTGACACAAATGGGTTAAAGCTCGAAGGATTGGATACTCTATATCAATTGACACCTGGAACCTATGACGCGATCACCCTCTGGCATGTGCTGGAACATGTGCATGACCTGGAGGGATATGTAAAACGGTTTAATGAACTGCTCAAACCGGAAGGGCGTTTGATCATTGCCGTTCCCAATCATACCAGTCATGATGCAAGAAAATATGGGAAGGATTGGGCGGCTTATGATGTGCCCCGGCACCTTCATCATTTTTCACCGTCCAGCATGAAGCATTTATTAGAAGAACGTGGGTTCTTATTGCAGGAAATGCGGCCTATGTATTTTGATGCGTTTTACGTGAGTCTGTTGAGTAGTAAATACAAGAGTGGGAAAACAACCTGGCTATCGGCCTTTCTTATCGCTTTTGTTTCCAATATCAAAGCATTTTTCCACCGGGAGAAATGCAGCTCGATCACCTACATTTTTAAACAAAAGGCGAATAGCTGA